The Gemmatimonadales bacterium genome window below encodes:
- a CDS encoding endonuclease/exonuclease/phosphatase family protein, with protein MKSALKFLAVLALVLGQACSDAPAPTAPGVTGGNILSETMGAAGGSADVTVMTQNLYVGADVDAVITALATPDPDDDIPALLDAVATLERTDFPARAVAIAREIGRAHPLVVGLQEVSTIGIDIPPLGVSVHLDFQQLLLDALAAQGLDYVVAVRLDNFTASPAPGISLTDADVMLVDPSRVEVVTTAGHTFSANLGEVAPGVDLQRGWVEMTAVIDGVTYTFASTHTEGTGPDELLLQLHAAQVGEMAASLGDAVPAIVMGDFNARPGSPAYQVMLDAGFTDVWHALRPGVRGYSCCQLADLSNPRPIFSERIDYVWTRGLGDLRGWHSLLGQIRLFGDVPSDRLLNGAGDLIWPSDHAGVIATIMLPRGGRSI; from the coding sequence ATGAAATCCGCATTGAAGTTCCTGGCCGTGCTGGCCCTCGTGCTGGGCCAGGCCTGCTCAGACGCCCCGGCGCCGACGGCTCCGGGCGTGACCGGTGGAAACATCCTGTCGGAGACGATGGGCGCGGCCGGCGGTTCGGCGGATGTGACCGTGATGACACAAAACCTGTATGTGGGCGCCGATGTCGACGCCGTCATCACGGCCCTCGCGACGCCCGACCCCGACGACGACATTCCGGCCCTGCTGGATGCCGTGGCCACGCTGGAGCGGACCGACTTCCCGGCGCGGGCCGTGGCGATCGCCCGGGAGATCGGACGCGCCCACCCCCTGGTGGTCGGGCTGCAAGAGGTCTCGACCATCGGCATCGACATCCCACCCCTCGGGGTCAGCGTCCACCTCGACTTCCAGCAGCTCCTCCTGGACGCGCTCGCGGCCCAGGGGCTGGACTATGTCGTGGCCGTGCGGCTCGACAACTTCACCGCCTCGCCGGCGCCGGGCATCAGCCTGACGGACGCCGACGTCATGCTCGTGGATCCGAGCCGGGTGGAGGTCGTCACGACCGCCGGCCACACCTTCAGCGCCAACCTGGGTGAGGTGGCACCGGGCGTGGACCTGCAGCGCGGCTGGGTCGAGATGACCGCCGTCATCGACGGGGTGACCTACACCTTTGCCAGCACGCACACCGAGGGCACCGGGCCGGACGAGCTGCTCCTGCAGCTTCATGCCGCGCAGGTGGGGGAAATGGCGGCTTCGCTTGGCGACGCCGTGCCGGCCATCGTCATGGGCGACTTCAACGCCCGGCCCGGCTCACCCGCCTACCAGGTGATGCTCGACGCCGGCTTCACGGATGTGTGGCATGCGCTGCGCCCCGGCGTGCGCGGGTACAGCTGCTGCCAGCTCGCCGACCTCTCCAATCCGCGGCCAATCTTCAGCGAACGGATCGACTACGTCTGGACCCGTGGACTGGGGGATCTTCGCGGGTGGCACTCGCTGCTCGGGCAGATCCGCCTGTTCGGCGACGTGCCCTCCGACCGCCTCCTGAACGGTGCAGGCGACCTGATCTGGCCGTCCGATCACGCGGGGGTGATCGCCACCATCATGCTGCCACGCGGGGGCCGGTCCATCTGA